AGGACAACACCCCCGATGGCTACTCGTGGATCGACGCCAACGACTCGGCCAACAACGTACTGAGCTTCCTGCGGTACGGCAGCGACGGCTCGGTGCTGGCTTGCGTGTTCAACTTCGCCGGTGCCGAGCACAGCAACTACCGCCTGGGGCTGCCGGTCGCCGGTCGCTGGCGGGAGGTACTCAACACCGACGCGACGATCTACAACGGTTCGGGGATCGGCAATCTCGGCGGTGTGGACGCCACCGAAGATGCCTGGCACGGGCGGCCTGCCTCGGCGGTGATGGTGTTGCCGCCGATGTCAGCGCTGTGGCTGGAGCCCGACGAGTAAAGGATTCTCAATACAGCGCGTTGGCGAGGTTGCGCCGGCCGGCGATGACTTCCGGGTCGGCGGGGTCGAACAGCTCGAAGAGGTCGATCAGCCGGGTCCGCACCTTGGTGCGGTCGTCGCCCGAGGTGCGGCGCACCAACGCAATCAGCCGGTCGAACGCCCCGCTGACATCCTGGTTCAACAACTGCACATCCGCGGCGGCGAACGCGGCGTCGATGTCGTCGGGTGCGGCGTCGGCAACCAGCACCGCGTCCGGGCGTTGCGCGGTTGCGCGGGTGAGGAAGTCGATCTGGCGGATGGCCGCCTTGGCCTCGACGCTGCCGGGGTCGGCGTCTAGGACCTGCTGATAGGAAATCTTGGCCGCCTCGAACTCGCCGGCCTCCAGTTCCTGGCGCGCCTGTGCCACCGTCGGGTCGACTGGCGCCGGCTCGCCGGAACCGGAAGGGCCCTTGAGCTTTCCTTCGGTCGCTTCGAGCAGCTTGTCGATCCAGCGGCGCAACTGGTCGGCGGGCTGTGCACCCTGAAAGCTGGAAATGGGCTGTGCCGCGGCCAGCGCGACAACGGTCGGAACGGCCTGCACCCCGAATACCCGGGCCAGCCCGGGCGCGGCGTCGACGTTGGCCGCCGCAAGGGCCCACTTGCCGTTGTCGTCGGCCGCCAGTGCAGACAGCGTCTCGAGCAACTCGACGCAGAGCTCGCTTCGTGGCGACCACAACAGCACCACCACCGGCACCTCGTCGGAGCGGTTGATTACCTCGTCTTCGAAATTGGCTTCGGTGACCTGGATGATCTCTGCACCGCCCGGTCCGCCGGGTTGTGCTGACGGTCCACTACCCGCCGGTGAACCCGACGGTGCGGTGGATTGCTGAGCGCGCTGCTTAAGACCGGACAGGTCGACCGCGCCGGCCAACGCAGGCCCGATCGAGGGACGAGGACGTGTCACGCTCTCAAGTTTGTCACGCCGCTCTTGGCGCCGTCTGACCCGGTGGCGCGGATGCGGCAAGCCCGTGATACTGGCCGGTAACCAGCGGGTATGACCGATCTCACAAACTTCGCGCCACCGCTCTGCCCCGCCGCCGCCAGCAAAGTCCGACCCTGGTTGCTGACGGCTACGGCGCCCGCAAGATGAGTGCGTCGCCCTGACCACCGGCGCCGCACAGCGCGGCTACGCCGTAGCCCGAGCCGCGGCGCGCTAGCTCTAGCGCCACGTGCAGGGTGATGCGCGCTCCCGACATACCGATCGGGTGCCCGACGGCGATCGCGCCGCCGTTGACGTTGACGATCTCCGGATTGATCCCGAGCTCTTTGGTCGAGGCCAGTGCCACCGCCGCGAATGCTTCGTTGATCTCCACCACGTCGAGTTGGTCGACGGTGATGCCTTCCCGGTCCAGCGCCTTCTTGATTGCGTTGGCGGGTTGCGACTGCAAGGTGGAGTCCGGCCCGGCCACCACACCGTGGGCGCCGATCTCGGCCAGCCAAGTCAGCCCCAACTGCTGGGCCTTTGCCTTGTTCATCACCACGACCGCGGCCGCCCCGTCGGAGATCTGCGAGGCCGACCCGGCGGTGATGGTGCCGTCTTTGCGGAACGCCGGTTTGAGGCCGGATAGCGAGTCGGCGGTGGTGTTGGCGCGAATGCCCTCGTCCTCGCTGAACTGCAGCGGATCGCCCTTGCGCTGCGGAATGCTGACCGGGACCACTTCGTCGGCAAAGACGCCGTCCTTCCACGCGGCGGCGGCCTTCTGGTGCGAGGCGGCGGCGTATTCGTCCTGCTCCTGGCGGGTGAACTTGTCGATGTCGTTGCGTTGTTCGGTCAACGCACCCATCGGCTGATCGGTGAAGACATCGTGCAGCCCGTCGTAGGCCAGGTGGTCGAGCACGGTGACGTCGCCGTACTTGTAGCCCGACCTGCTGTCCATCAACAGGTGCGGCGCCTTGGTCATGGACTCCTGCCCGCCGGCAACCACCACGTCGAACTCCCCGGCGCGGATCAGCTGATCGGCCAACGCAATCGCGTCGATACCGGACAGGCACATCTTGTTGATTGTCAGCGCCGGAACGTCCCAGCTGATACCGGCCGCGATCGCGGACTGACGGGCCGGCATCTGCCCCGCGCCCGCGGTCAGCACCTGGCCCATGATCACGTACTCGACCAATGAGGCGGGCGCCTCCTCGTTGGGGAAGGCCTTCTCCAGGGCCGCCTTGATCGCGATGCCGCCCAGGTCGCTGGCGCTGAAATCCTTCAGCGAACCCATCAACTTGCCGATGGGTGTCCGTGCCCCAGCAACGATCACCGACGTGGTCATGAAACCTCCTAGACGCTTGGGAACGGGCGATTACAGCAACCCGGAGAAGCAGATTCTTCCTCATGAGGTTACCGTTATGTGATGACGACCGATCAAGTTGACGCCCGTCGCAGTTTGGCTACTTCCCTGGTGACCGGACTCGATCACGTCGGCATCGCAGTCGCCGACCTCGATGCCGCGATCGAGTGGTACAACGACCACTTGGGCATGATCCTGGTGCACGAGGAAATCAACGATGACCAGGGTATTCGCGAGGCCATGCTGGCGGTGCCGGGTACCAGCGCGCAGATCCAGCTGATGGCCCCGCTCGACGAGGACTCGGTGATCGCGAAGTTCATCGACAAGCGCGGCCCGGGCATCCAGCAGCTGGCCTGCCGGATCAGAGACCTCGACGCCATGTGCGAGCAGTTGCGCGACCAGGGCGTGCGGCTGGTCTACGAGAACCCGCGCCGCGGTACCGCAAACTCGCGGATCAACTTCATCCACCCCAAGGACGCCGGCGGGGTGTTGATCGAATTGGTCGAGCCGGCGCCGCGCTGAGCTAATACCACTTGCGGGTTGGCCCGCGGGTGGCGCGGTTCACCCAACACGGTGTGTGCCAGTGCCGTCGGTCCTGCACCGCCTCTGCCGAATCGGTCCGCCAAACCACCACATGTGCTATGCCAGAACGGATTTCGTGATCGCACCCGGGGCAGCGATACGTCTTGGCAGCACGCGCGACCGCCACCGCGCGCACTTCGTAGTCGTACCCGTCCGGTCCGGTCTCCACCCGCTGCGCCAGCGGCGGCGGCAGGGGCCGCTGCGGCCGGTTGCGGCGCCGGGCCATCAGAACAGCCGGTACTCGTCGCTGTCCATCCCTCGCATCTTGTCGTAATCCAGTGTCAGACAACGGATGCCACGATCCGTTGCTAGAGTGCGGGCCTGCGGTTTGATCTGCTGGGCGGCGAAAACTCCTTTCACCGGCGCCAGCACGGTGTCACGGTTGAGTAGTTCGAGATAACGGGTGAGTTGCTCGACGCCGTCGATCTCGCCGCGACGCTTGATCTCCACGGCCACCGAACCGCCCTTCTCGTCCCGGCACAACAGATCGACCGGCCCGATGGCGGTCATGTACTCGCGGCGCACCAGGGTGTACCCCTCGCCCAGTAGCCCGACATGCTCGGCGAGCAGCGCCTGCAGGTGGGCCTCCACACCGTCCTTGACCAACCCGGGATCGACGCCGAGATCGTGGCTCGAGTCGTGTTCGATCGCCTCAACGGTGATGCGCAATTGTTCGCCGGCCTTGTTCTCCACCACCCAGATCGGTCCCGGCTCCTCGGTCAGCCAGCATGGTGGGCTCATCCAATTCAGCGGCTTATAGGCGCGGTCGTCGGCGTGGACGCTTACCGAGCCGTCCGCCTTGAACAACAGCAACCGGCGTGCGGAGGGCAGATGCGCGGTGAGGCGGCCAACGTAGTCGACAGTGCACTGGGCGATGACAAGACGCACCCGCATCACCTTAGAGGCTGGCGGGAATCGGGCGTTGGGACGATCCGACGAATTAGGCTGAGCGCAACCATGTCCTCCAAGCAGCCGCCCCGGCGGTCGTCCCAGCGGAGTTTCGCGCAGCGGCTCGGCCGCGTGCTGGAGCGGTTGACCCGCCAGAGCGGGCGGTTGTCGGCGACCCCCGCTTACGGCTCCTGGCTGTTGGGGCGGGTGTCGGAGGACCAGCACCGCCGACGGGTCCGCATCCAGGTCATCATGACCGTCCTGATCATTAGTGCGAATCTGATCGGCATCGCCGTGGCGATGCTGGTGGTGACTGTCGCGGTTCCGGTGCCGGATGTGTTCGATGACGCACCGTTCTGGGTGTCGTTCGTGGCGGTCCCGGCCTACATCGTGGCCGCCTTGGCGATCGGGGCGGTCACGATCACGCGCGGCACGGTCGAAGCGCTGCGCTGGGCGATCGAGGAACGCACGCCGACTCCCCGCGACGAGCGCAACACTTTCATGGCGCCGTGGCGCGTGGCCGTCGGCCATCTCGTTCTGTGGGGCATCGGGACGCTGTTGCTGACCGCCCTCTACGGGATGGCCAACAAGATGTTCATTCCCCGTTTTCTGGTGGTGGTCAGTTTCTGCGGCTTGCTGGTGGCCACCAGTAGCTACCTGCTCACCGAGTTCGCCCTGCGCCCGGTGGCCGCGCAGGCGCTCGAGGCCGGGCCGCCGCCGCGGCGACTGGCGCCCGGGATCCTGGGCCGCACCATGGTGGTGTGGCTGCTCGGTTCGGGTGTGCCCGTAGTCGGCATCGGCCTGATGGCCATCTTCGAGATGGCCATGCAAAACCTGACCCAGACACAGTTCGCGGTCGGTGTGCTGATCATCGCGGCAGCCACCCTGATCTTTGGGTTCACCCTGATGTGGATCCTGGCCTGGCTGACGGCCACCCCGGTTCGGGTGGTGCGGGCGGCACTCAAGCGCGTCGAACAAGGCGACCTGCGAGGAGACCTGTTGGTGTTCGACGGGACCGAGCTCGGCGAACTGCAACGGGGCTTTAACGCCATGGTGGACGGGCTACGCGAACGGGAGCGCGTGCGCGACCTGTTCGGCCGCCACGTCGGGCGCGAGGTCGCGCTGGCCGCCGAGCGCGAGCGACCGAAGCTGGGCGGCGAGGAGCGCCACGTCGCCGTCGTCTTCATCGACATCGTCGGCTCTACGCAGCTGGTAACCAGCCGGCCGCCCGCCGACGTCGTGCACCTGCTGAACCAGTTCTTCACGATCGTCGTCGAAGAGGTCGACCGCCATCACGGGCTGGTGAATAAATTCGAGGGCGACGCGTCGCTTGCCATCTTCGGAGCGCCCAATCACCTGGACTGTCCCGAGGACGCCGCGCTCGCCGCCGCACGGGCTATCGCCGAGCGACTTGCCCACGAAATGCCAGAACTTAGGGCCGGTATCGGGGTCGCCGCCGGACAGGTGGTCGCCGGCAATGTGGGCGCAAAGGAGCGCTTCGAGTACACGGTGATCGGTGAGCCGGTGAACGAGGCGGCCCGCCTGTGCGAGTTGGCGAAGTCACGCCCCGGCCGGTTGCTGGCATCCGCGCAGATGCTGGAGCGGGCCGGCGAGGAGGAACAGGCCCGGTGGTCGTTGGGCAGGCACGTGCGGCTTCGTGGACACGACCAGCGCATCCGACTGGCCGCGCCGGCGCAGCCGGCCAAGCGGGACAAATAGCGCCGTCGACGTAACCTTTCCCCATGGGTACCGGCAGCTGGGTGTTCCTCGTCTACGGATCGGTGTTCGTTCTGTTCGTCGGGATCATCGCCTACAGCATCAAGGTGACTCGCGGCGACGGCCGCTTCCGCAACAGCGATGTACCGGACACCGGCAGTGACCGCAAGCCGCGTGAGCGGCACGACACCGCGGACTGACGCGCCGAGTCAGAGCCGTACCGTCAATTCCACGCCCTTGTCCAAGCCCAGCGGCGTGCTGATGTAGCCGTTCTCTGGGGCGCGCACATAGTTCAGATAGGCGTGATCCGGGTCGAGGCTGACGTTGTCGCCGACGATCACCGCGCCGTGCGTCAGCACGGGTTCGAGGATCTTCGCCACCGTCAGGTCAAGGTCGGGCCACCCATCAAGCAGCACGAATTGCACTGGGCCCGTGACTGTTTGGAGTGTACTGCGGGCGTCACCAGCGAGGATGGTGATCAGGTCGCTGACACCCGCTTCGTCGAATGTCGCCCGAGCAGATGCCAGTTTTCGTGAGCTCATCTCGGTGGTGACGATGTGGCCGAAGCCGTTGTCGCGGACCGCGGCGGCTAGGTGCAGGGTCGAGATTCCGTACGACATCCCGTATTCCACGATCGTGGTCGGTTTGACCGCACGAACCAGGCTGTAGAGCAGTCGCCCGGAGTCGGGCGCTACGGAGAGGTAGAAGTCCTGGCAGGCCTCCGCGCGCTCCTCCAACGGATAGTCGCGGGACGAGACCCCTTGTCGGCGTTCAGCATCGAGTCTCGCATTGGCGAAGAGCTGATCGATGATCGAGGCGTATTCCGGTTGATTCAAAGTCGTAGTCATGATTTTTACAATAGACGCTACGTTTCGTCTAGTCTAGTACTTATGGTGTTGGATCGGGTTGTGGCAAACACGCAACCGCATCGCGGCAACCGACACGGGCGCAGCGAGGCCGCGCGTGAAGCCATCCTGCGCGCCGCCGACGACCTACTGGTCGAAAAGGGATTCGCCGGAGTAACCATCGAAGGCATCGCCAGGTCCGCCGGGGTGGCGAAACAGACCGTCTACCGCTGGTGGAACTCCAAGACCGAAGTGCTGATGGACGCATTCCTCGAGGACGCGGCCGCCGATCTGGAACCACCAGACACCGGCAGCCTCAGGTGCGACCTGCACACCCACTTACGCGACCTGGTCCGATTTCTCACCACTGACGACGCGGGCGCCGTGTACCGCGCATTGATCGGGCAGGCGCAGCACGATCCGGAACTCGCGCGGTCGTTTCGTGCCCGCTACCTGCATGACCAGCAGGTTCGCGACCAGAAGCCGTTCGTCCGGGCGATTGCACGAGGCGAGCTGGCCTCCGACATCGATGTGGCATCGTTGGCAGAGCGGCTCGTCGGCCCCATCCACTATCGGGTGATAGTGACCGGTGAGCCGGTCGACGACGCCTTCGTCGACGCATTGATCGATTCATGCTTGACGCACACCGCAGGAGCACAGAAATGAGATTCCTAGCCACCGCGGCAGCGTTCGCGGGTGTTGCGGCGCTGCTGCAGACAGTTCCGGCGGCCGCGGATCCCCCGTCCGGCGCTGATGCAATCGATGCTTATCCGTTGGCGCAGGGGCACTTTTCTTCGACATCGGACTTCTACTGGAAATTCTTCAAGACACCCGACGGCCGCTCCTGTGCGGTCGCACCCAATGGTGGCGTTTCCGGATGCGACGCGGTTCCCATCGACGCTCCCGCCGGCACCAACCAGACCGTGGTCAGCAGCTGGGCGGCGGCACAGTACCGGCACGCCGACCCGCCCGGTTTCGCCCGAGACGTGGACGTACTTCCCGAGGGACAACGGCTGGAAAACTGGGGCACCGTCTGCGGGGTGGGACATCAGGGCACGGTCACCTGCAAAGCCCCCGGATCGCACGGCTTCATTCTGGCCAGCACCTACGGGGTGCTCTGGTAGCGGCGGGTTGCTGGCGATTTCCGGCGCACGACGTTGATGTCGCTTTTCCGCCA
The nucleotide sequence above comes from Mycobacterium vicinigordonae. Encoded proteins:
- a CDS encoding tetratricopeptide repeat protein → MTRPRPSIGPALAGAVDLSGLKQRAQQSTAPSGSPAGSGPSAQPGGPGGAEIIQVTEANFEDEVINRSDEVPVVVLLWSPRSELCVELLETLSALAADDNGKWALAAANVDAAPGLARVFGVQAVPTVVALAAAQPISSFQGAQPADQLRRWIDKLLEATEGKLKGPSGSGEPAPVDPTVAQARQELEAGEFEAAKISYQQVLDADPGSVEAKAAIRQIDFLTRATAQRPDAVLVADAAPDDIDAAFAAADVQLLNQDVSGAFDRLIALVRRTSGDDRTKVRTRLIDLFELFDPADPEVIAGRRNLANALY
- a CDS encoding O-methyltransferase, with protein sequence MTTTLNQPEYASIIDQLFANARLDAERRQGVSSRDYPLEERAEACQDFYLSVAPDSGRLLYSLVRAVKPTTIVEYGMSYGISTLHLAAAVRDNGFGHIVTTEMSSRKLASARATFDEAGVSDLITILAGDARSTLQTVTGPVQFVLLDGWPDLDLTVAKILEPVLTHGAVIVGDNVSLDPDHAYLNYVRAPENGYISTPLGLDKGVELTVRL
- a CDS encoding acetyl-CoA C-acetyltransferase; its protein translation is MTTSVIVAGARTPIGKLMGSLKDFSASDLGGIAIKAALEKAFPNEEAPASLVEYVIMGQVLTAGAGQMPARQSAIAAGISWDVPALTINKMCLSGIDAIALADQLIRAGEFDVVVAGGQESMTKAPHLLMDSRSGYKYGDVTVLDHLAYDGLHDVFTDQPMGALTEQRNDIDKFTRQEQDEYAAASHQKAAAAWKDGVFADEVVPVSIPQRKGDPLQFSEDEGIRANTTADSLSGLKPAFRKDGTITAGSASQISDGAAAVVVMNKAKAQQLGLTWLAEIGAHGVVAGPDSTLQSQPANAIKKALDREGITVDQLDVVEINEAFAAVALASTKELGINPEIVNVNGGAIAVGHPIGMSGARITLHVALELARRGSGYGVAALCGAGGQGDALILRAP
- the nucS gene encoding endonuclease NucS translates to MRLVIAQCTVDYVGRLTAHLPSARRLLLFKADGSVSVHADDRAYKPLNWMSPPCWLTEEPGPIWVVENKAGEQLRITVEAIEHDSSHDLGVDPGLVKDGVEAHLQALLAEHVGLLGEGYTLVRREYMTAIGPVDLLCRDEKGGSVAVEIKRRGEIDGVEQLTRYLELLNRDTVLAPVKGVFAAQQIKPQARTLATDRGIRCLTLDYDKMRGMDSDEYRLF
- a CDS encoding TetR/AcrR family transcriptional regulator, with the translated sequence MANTQPHRGNRHGRSEAAREAILRAADDLLVEKGFAGVTIEGIARSAGVAKQTVYRWWNSKTEVLMDAFLEDAAADLEPPDTGSLRCDLHTHLRDLVRFLTTDDAGAVYRALIGQAQHDPELARSFRARYLHDQQVRDQKPFVRAIARGELASDIDVASLAERLVGPIHYRVIVTGEPVDDAFVDALIDSCLTHTAGAQK
- a CDS encoding adenylate/guanylate cyclase domain-containing protein, which produces MSSKQPPRRSSQRSFAQRLGRVLERLTRQSGRLSATPAYGSWLLGRVSEDQHRRRVRIQVIMTVLIISANLIGIAVAMLVVTVAVPVPDVFDDAPFWVSFVAVPAYIVAALAIGAVTITRGTVEALRWAIEERTPTPRDERNTFMAPWRVAVGHLVLWGIGTLLLTALYGMANKMFIPRFLVVVSFCGLLVATSSYLLTEFALRPVAAQALEAGPPPRRLAPGILGRTMVVWLLGSGVPVVGIGLMAIFEMAMQNLTQTQFAVGVLIIAAATLIFGFTLMWILAWLTATPVRVVRAALKRVEQGDLRGDLLVFDGTELGELQRGFNAMVDGLRERERVRDLFGRHVGREVALAAERERPKLGGEERHVAVVFIDIVGSTQLVTSRPPADVVHLLNQFFTIVVEEVDRHHGLVNKFEGDASLAIFGAPNHLDCPEDAALAAARAIAERLAHEMPELRAGIGVAAGQVVAGNVGAKERFEYTVIGEPVNEAARLCELAKSRPGRLLASAQMLERAGEEEQARWSLGRHVRLRGHDQRIRLAAPAQPAKRDK
- the mce gene encoding methylmalonyl-CoA epimerase, which encodes MMTTDQVDARRSLATSLVTGLDHVGIAVADLDAAIEWYNDHLGMILVHEEINDDQGIREAMLAVPGTSAQIQLMAPLDEDSVIAKFIDKRGPGIQQLACRIRDLDAMCEQLRDQGVRLVYENPRRGTANSRINFIHPKDAGGVLIELVEPAPR